One part of the Musa acuminata AAA Group cultivar baxijiao chromosome BXJ1-5, Cavendish_Baxijiao_AAA, whole genome shotgun sequence genome encodes these proteins:
- the LOC103983534 gene encoding phospholipase A1-Igamma1, chloroplastic-like produces MALSSSSPIRHHASHRTAAAAVAAATLRERHASSLINIPSTLSSLLHLHHERKPDDDSGGLPLPAIGRNTPTVSPKEDIFSLFPEIHGHADWSPLLNPLHPWLRREIIKYGEFAQATYDAFDFNPLSKFCGSCLYGRHRLLDKLGLARNGYRVSKYVYAMSHVKLPRWLERSLHADAWSTESNWMGYVAVSDDAESRRIGCRDIVVAWRGTIAPTEWFKDVQGKLEPLGDARADVMVEHGFLGVYTSKSDRSRYNKTSASEQVIEEIERLVSHYRQRGEEVSLTITGHSLGGALALLNAHEAASTIPDLPISVISFGGPRVGNVAFGEKLKEMNVKVLRVVVKQDMVPKVPGILFNEGLKRFEHVTGTLEWVYTHVGLELGLDVRSSPYLKHGLDVAGFHKLETYLHLVDGFLSSDKEFRQNARRDVALVNKTSGMLRDELHIPPRWAQVANKGMVRNAYGRWVKPAREPEDIPSPYREEVQL; encoded by the coding sequence ATGGCCTTGTCCTCTTCCTCGCCCATTCGCCACCACGCCTCTCACCGCACCGCCGCCGCGGCCGTCGCAGCGGCGACGCTCCGAGAACGACACGCTAGTTCTTTGATCAACATCCCGTccactctctctagtctcctccaCCTTCACCACGAAAGGAAGCCCGACGACGACAGCGGCGGCCTCCCACTCCCCGCCATCGGCCGCAACACCCCTACTGTCTCCCCGAAGGAGGACATCTTCTCCCTCTTCCCGGAGATCCATGGCCACGCCGACTGGTCTCCCCTTCTCAACCCCCTCCACCCCTGGCTCCGTCGCGAGATCATCAAGTACGGCGAGTTCGCGCAGGCGACCTATGACGCCTTCGACTTCAACCCACTCTCAAAGTTCTGCGGCAGCTGCCTCTACGGCCGCCACCGGCTCCTCGACAAGCTCGGCCTCGCCAGGAACGGCTACCGCGTGTCCAAGTACGTCTACGCCATGTCCCACGTCAAACTCCCACGCTGGCTCGAGCGCTCCCTCCACGCCGACGCCTGGTCCACGGAGTCGAACTGGATGGGCTACGTGGCCGTCAGCGACGACGCGGAGTCCCGCCGCATCGGCTGCCGCGACATCGTCGTCGCCTGGCGCGGCACCATCGCGCCCACCGAGTGGTTCAAGGACGTGCAGGGCAAGCTGGAGCCGCTCGGGGACGCCCGCGCCGACGTCATGGTCGAGCACGGCTTCCTCGGCGTGTACACCTCCAAGAGCGACCGGTCGCGCTACAACAAGACGAGCGCGTCGGAGCAGGTGATCGAGGAGATCGAGAGGCTAGTAAGCCACTACAGGCAAAGAGGCGAGGAGGTCAGCCTGACCATCACCGGCCACAGCCTGGGCGGCGCGCTGGCTCTGCTCAACGCCCACGAGGCGGCGTCGACCATCCCGGACCTTCCGATCAGCGTGATATCCTTCGGCGGGCCGCGCGTCGGCAACGTCGCCTTCGGAGAGAAGCTGAAGGAGATGAACGTGAAGGTTCTGCGGGTGGTGGTGAAGCAAGACATGGTGCCGAAGGTGCCTGGCATCCTGTTCAACGAGGGGCTGAAGAGGTTCGAGCACGTCACTGGAACCCTGGAGTGGGTGTACACGCACGTCGGCCTCGAGCTCGGGCTCGACGTCAGGTCGTCGCCCTACCTGAAGCACGGCCTCGACGTCGCCGGATTCCACAAACTGGAGACCTACCTGCACCTGGTGGACGGGTTCCTCAGTTCCGACAAGGAGTTCCGGCAGAACGCGAGGAGGGACGTGGCGCTGGTGAATAAGACCAGTGGAATGCTGCGAGATGAGCTGCACATACCACCACGCTGGGCTCAGGTGGCCAACAAGGGCATGGTGCGCAATGCTTACGGCAGATGGGTCAAGCCTGCAAGAGAGCCAGAAGACATCCCTTCGCCTTATAGAGAAGAAGTACAGCTTTAG
- the LOC135584973 gene encoding protein PLASTID TRANSCRIPTIONALLY ACTIVE 12, chloroplastic-like isoform X2: MASFSHSWLFRDQLVGNLRSVDFGICVKPCSRKFQTPFVGVNNSRKQNILIQSSPSSWKKDKIFHEIKCANKDGKFDPSSIEPPPYYSYMDSTSGQLEPASGARASIPGREYWPEGTASRVAAARAPEPPGKSDGKPSYGKNPGSRRRKYKGQATASEAAETISDMSNQPVLETSEPGGSVDEPIDPSEAYVIYQTEPEQENMSSYELDKEMGRPHPFVDPALDKPIEEPRTSEDLWWNWRKPEKEQWSRWQRRRPDVDTVFAKAMAETGQIKLYGDHPTQTETALARARRHIFKEERLQAEQRRLEEIGPIAYYSEWVKAWDRDTSREAVQKHYEETGEDVNIQLIEMFEHQTAEEYRIMMGTDIRIKRDPLAMRMREDLIKEIWGGDPVYPTINYIQDPDEVIDYRGPDFHEPTPNMLAYLMEQGKIIPRQELEKILAKEKTQELEVTDMDEAMASAVDIGEDDDEDEGEEEDEKVEEKITRNWSVLKTTPQLHNSKEKPKKEGSMSLEEAIDDSENLTDFLMDFDEEE; encoded by the exons ATGGCATCCTTCTCGCATTCATGGCTCTTTCGAG ATCAGTTGGTGGGGAATTTAAGGTCAGTTGATTTTGGTATTTGTGTGAAACCCTGTAGTAGAAAGTTCCAG ACACCATTCGTAGGTGTAAACAATTCAAGGAAGCAAAACATTCTTATTCAATCAAGTCCATCCTCTTGGAAAAAGGacaaaatatttcatgaaattaaATGTGCAAATAAGGATGGGAAATTTGATCCTTCATCGATCGAACCACCACCATACTATAGTTACATGGATTCAACGTCTGGCCAGCTTGAACCAGCATCTGGTGCCCGAGCAAGCATTCCTGGAAGGGAATATTGGCCCGAAGGAACAGCTAGTCGCGTGGCTGCTGCCAGGGCCCCAGAACCTCCTGGCAAGTCTGATGGGAAGCCTTCATATGGTAAAAATCCTGGTAGCAGGCGGAGGAAATACAAGGGCCAGGCAACTGCTTCAGAAGCTGCAGAAACTATTTCAGATATGAGCAACCAACCTGTTCTTGAGACATCAGAGCCAGGCGGTTCTGTTGATGAACCTATAGACCCATCTGAAGCATATGTTATTTATCAGACAGAACCAGAGCAAGAGAACATGAGTTCTTATGAGTTGGACAAAGAAATGGGACGACCACATCCATTTGTTGATCCAGCTTTAGATAAACCCATAGAAGAGCCTCGTACGAGTGAAGATCTTTGGTGGAATTGGCGAAAACCAGAAAAAGAGCAATGGTCAAGGTGGCAAAGGAGGCGTCCAGATGTTGACACG GTTTTTGCAAAGGCTATGGCAGAAACTGGGCAAATAAAGTTGTACGGGGACCACCCAACACAAACTGAAACTGCTCTTGCAAGAGCAAGAAGGCATATATTCAAGGAGGAAAG ACTACAAGCAGAACAGAGGAGATTGGAAGAAATTGGGCCAATAGCATACTATTCAGAATGGGTCAAAGCATGGGACAGGGACACTTCACGAGAGGCTGTACAGAAACACTATGAAGAAACTGGTGAGGATGTGAACATTCAACTAATCGAAATGTTTGAACATCAAACTGCCGAAGAATATCGCATCATGATGGGCACTGACATTCGCATTAAGCGAGATCCATTAGCAATGCGGATGCGAGAAGATCTAATCAAAGAGA TATGGGGTGGTGATCCTGTTTATCCGACTATCAATTATATTCAAGATCCTGATGAAGTAATTGATTACAGGGGACCGGATTTTCATGAGCCGACACCAAATATGCTGGCTTATCTTATGGAG CAAGGGAAAATAATACCAAGGCAGGAGCTTGAGAAAATTTTGGCCAAGGAGAAAACCCAAGAACTAGAG GTCACTGACATGGATGAAGCTATGGCAAGTGCTGTTGACATTGGAGAGGATGAT GATGAAGATGAGGGTGAGGAAGAAGACGAAAAAGTTGAGGAGAAAATTACTCGTAACTGGAGCGTTCTTAAAACTACTCCTCAGCTGCACAACTCAAAG GAAAAACCAAAGAAGGAAGGCTCCATGTCTCTAGAAGAGGCTATAGATGACTCAGAGAACTTAACTGATTTCCTTATGGACTTTGATGAAGAGGAGTAA
- the LOC135584973 gene encoding protein PLASTID TRANSCRIPTIONALLY ACTIVE 12, chloroplastic-like isoform X1, with the protein MASFSHSWLFRDQLVGNLRSVDFGICVKPCSRKFQFQTPFVGVNNSRKQNILIQSSPSSWKKDKIFHEIKCANKDGKFDPSSIEPPPYYSYMDSTSGQLEPASGARASIPGREYWPEGTASRVAAARAPEPPGKSDGKPSYGKNPGSRRRKYKGQATASEAAETISDMSNQPVLETSEPGGSVDEPIDPSEAYVIYQTEPEQENMSSYELDKEMGRPHPFVDPALDKPIEEPRTSEDLWWNWRKPEKEQWSRWQRRRPDVDTVFAKAMAETGQIKLYGDHPTQTETALARARRHIFKEERLQAEQRRLEEIGPIAYYSEWVKAWDRDTSREAVQKHYEETGEDVNIQLIEMFEHQTAEEYRIMMGTDIRIKRDPLAMRMREDLIKEIWGGDPVYPTINYIQDPDEVIDYRGPDFHEPTPNMLAYLMEQGKIIPRQELEKILAKEKTQELEVTDMDEAMASAVDIGEDDDEDEGEEEDEKVEEKITRNWSVLKTTPQLHNSKEKPKKEGSMSLEEAIDDSENLTDFLMDFDEEE; encoded by the exons ATGGCATCCTTCTCGCATTCATGGCTCTTTCGAG ATCAGTTGGTGGGGAATTTAAGGTCAGTTGATTTTGGTATTTGTGTGAAACCCTGTAGTAGAAAGTTCCAG TTCCAGACACCATTCGTAGGTGTAAACAATTCAAGGAAGCAAAACATTCTTATTCAATCAAGTCCATCCTCTTGGAAAAAGGacaaaatatttcatgaaattaaATGTGCAAATAAGGATGGGAAATTTGATCCTTCATCGATCGAACCACCACCATACTATAGTTACATGGATTCAACGTCTGGCCAGCTTGAACCAGCATCTGGTGCCCGAGCAAGCATTCCTGGAAGGGAATATTGGCCCGAAGGAACAGCTAGTCGCGTGGCTGCTGCCAGGGCCCCAGAACCTCCTGGCAAGTCTGATGGGAAGCCTTCATATGGTAAAAATCCTGGTAGCAGGCGGAGGAAATACAAGGGCCAGGCAACTGCTTCAGAAGCTGCAGAAACTATTTCAGATATGAGCAACCAACCTGTTCTTGAGACATCAGAGCCAGGCGGTTCTGTTGATGAACCTATAGACCCATCTGAAGCATATGTTATTTATCAGACAGAACCAGAGCAAGAGAACATGAGTTCTTATGAGTTGGACAAAGAAATGGGACGACCACATCCATTTGTTGATCCAGCTTTAGATAAACCCATAGAAGAGCCTCGTACGAGTGAAGATCTTTGGTGGAATTGGCGAAAACCAGAAAAAGAGCAATGGTCAAGGTGGCAAAGGAGGCGTCCAGATGTTGACACG GTTTTTGCAAAGGCTATGGCAGAAACTGGGCAAATAAAGTTGTACGGGGACCACCCAACACAAACTGAAACTGCTCTTGCAAGAGCAAGAAGGCATATATTCAAGGAGGAAAG ACTACAAGCAGAACAGAGGAGATTGGAAGAAATTGGGCCAATAGCATACTATTCAGAATGGGTCAAAGCATGGGACAGGGACACTTCACGAGAGGCTGTACAGAAACACTATGAAGAAACTGGTGAGGATGTGAACATTCAACTAATCGAAATGTTTGAACATCAAACTGCCGAAGAATATCGCATCATGATGGGCACTGACATTCGCATTAAGCGAGATCCATTAGCAATGCGGATGCGAGAAGATCTAATCAAAGAGA TATGGGGTGGTGATCCTGTTTATCCGACTATCAATTATATTCAAGATCCTGATGAAGTAATTGATTACAGGGGACCGGATTTTCATGAGCCGACACCAAATATGCTGGCTTATCTTATGGAG CAAGGGAAAATAATACCAAGGCAGGAGCTTGAGAAAATTTTGGCCAAGGAGAAAACCCAAGAACTAGAG GTCACTGACATGGATGAAGCTATGGCAAGTGCTGTTGACATTGGAGAGGATGAT GATGAAGATGAGGGTGAGGAAGAAGACGAAAAAGTTGAGGAGAAAATTACTCGTAACTGGAGCGTTCTTAAAACTACTCCTCAGCTGCACAACTCAAAG GAAAAACCAAAGAAGGAAGGCTCCATGTCTCTAGAAGAGGCTATAGATGACTCAGAGAACTTAACTGATTTCCTTATGGACTTTGATGAAGAGGAGTAA
- the LOC135672920 gene encoding auxin response factor 17-like, translating into MRLSSSGLPQQTQEGEQKCLNSELWHACAGPLVCLPAIGSRVVYFPQGHSEQVAASTNKEVDGHIPNYPNLPPQLICQLHNVTMHADAETDEVYAQMTLQPLSLEEQKEPYLPAELGTPSKQPTNYFCKTLTASDTSTHGGFSVPRRAAEKVFPPLDYSQQPPAQELIARDLHDNEWKFRHIFRGQPKRHLLTTGWSVFVSAKRLVAGDSVLFIWNESNQLLIGIRRANRPQTVMPSSVLSSDSMHIGLLAAAAHAAATNSRFTIFYNPRASPSEFVIPLAKYVKAVYHTRVSVGMRFRMLFETEESSVRRYMGTITGISDLDPVRWPNSHWRSVKVGWDESTAGERQPRVSLWEIEPLTTFPMYPSAFPLRLKRPWPSGLPSLHGGKDDDIGLNSSLMWLQDGERGIQSLNFQGFGMTPWMHQRCNSSILGLQPDMYQAMASAALQEMRAVDFSKQATSTVMQFQHQNITNASAPLLASQVLQQMQPQSQQTLLQNLQETQNQNQTLYPFVQHQMQHCNSFHDQEQLQPRLLQQQEQEQLQSRPLQQQEQEQLHPRSLQQQEQKPQKQQIQQQQLSNQQIPNAMSTLSQFASTSQAQTLSLQKMASLCQQQNLPETIINRMSTSGVSPLHGILHPFSAEETSGLVSMPKTTPLIATSPWSSKRLAVESIPVLQSMQPEVKQLGSQINFSQNAVTVPPSSGRDCSLNQECGMDRQSNLLSSVNIDSSSLLVQNGMSNLRNFDNDTVSTLMPFVSTTGTDYALHQALTSSNCIEDSEFLQSPNSVGVMNPQNGTFVKVYKSGSFGRSLDITKFNSYPELRSELGRLFGLEGLLEDPLRSGWQLVFVDRENDVLLVGDDPWHEFVNNVSSIKILSPQEVQQMGKEGVDLLNAATNRRIPSHTSDEYISRQESRNLSNGMASVGSLDY; encoded by the exons ATGAGGCTTTCATCTTCGGGTCTTCCTCAGCAGACACAAGAAG GGGAGCAGAAGTGCCTGAATTCGGAGCTGTGGCATGCATGTGCTGGACCACTTGTCTGTTTACCTGCTATTGGAAGCCGTGTGGTGTATTTTCCTCAGGGACATAGTGAGCAG GTAGCTGCTTCTACTAATAAAGAAGTAGATGGCCATATCCCCAATTACCCCAACTTACCTCCTCAGTTGATCTGTCAGCTTCATAATGTAACAATGCAT GCAGATGCTGAGACGGATGAAGTATATGCCCAGATGACACTGCAACCATTAAGCCTG GAAGAACAAAAGGAACCCTATCTTCCTGCTGAACTGGGTACTCCAAGCAAACAGCCAACCAACTACTTCTGTAAGACCTTGACTGCAAGTGACACCAGCACCCATGGTGGTTTCTCTGTTCCTAGGCGGGCAGCTGAAAAAGTCTTTCCACCACTG GATTATTCTCAGCAGCCTCCTGCGCAAGAGCTAATTGCAAGAGACCTTCATGATAATGAATGGAAGTTCCGTCACATTTTCCGAG GTCAACCAAAGAGGCATCTTCTGACAACTGGATGGAGTGTGTTTGTAAGTGCAAAAAGGCTAGTCGCCGGGGATTCAGTACTCTTTATCTG GAATGAGAGCAATCAGCTGCTTATAGGTATTCGGCGTGCTAATCGACCACAAACTGTTATGCCTTCATCTGTATTATCAAGCGATAGCATGCATATAGGCCTCCTCGCTGCAGCAGCTCATGCTGCTGCAACAAACAGCCGTTTTACCATATTTTACAACCCAAG GGCAAGCCCTTCAGAATTTGTTATTCCACTAGCTAAGTATGTTAAAGCAGTCTATCACACACGTGTTTCCGTGGGGATGCGTTTTAGAATGCTTTTCGAGACAGAGGAGTCAAGTGTTCGCAG ATACATGGGCACCATCACAGGGATAAGTGATCTAGACCCTGTCCGTTGGCCAAACTCACATTGGCGTTCTGTGAAG GTTGGCTGGGATGAGTCAACTGCTGGGGAGAGGCAGCCAAGAGTATCCCTTTGGGAGATTGAGCCTCTGACAACATTTCCGATGTATCCATCTGCCTTTCCCCTTAGACTCAAGCGGCCTTGGCCTTCTGGATTGCCCTCTCTGCATG GTGGGAAAGATGATGATATTGGTTTGAACTCTTCTCTTATGTGGCTTCAAGATGGCGAAAGGGGGATACAGTCCTTGAATTTTCAGGGATTTGGGATGACACCTTGGATGCATCAGAGATGCAATTCATCCATTCTTGGTCTACAGCCTGATATGTATCAAGCAATGGCTTCAGCAGCACTACAGGAGATGAGGGCTGTGGATTTTTCCAAACAGGCAACTTCTACTGTGATGCAATTTCAACATCAGAACATAACAAACGCATCAGCTCCACTATTAGCTAGTCAGGTCTTACAACAAATGCAACCCCAATCTCAACAAACCCTCCTTCAGAACTTGCAAGAAACCCAGAATCAAAATCAGACTCTGTATCCATTTGTCCAGCATCAGATGCAGCATTGCAACTCATTTCATGATCAGGAGCAGCTGCAACCACGACTGCTTcagcagcaggagcaggagcaacTGCAGTCACGACCTCTGCAGCAACAGGAACAGGAGCAACTGCATCCACGATCTCTCCAGCAGCAGGAGCAGAAACCTCAGAAACAGCAAATACAACAGCAGCAGTTATCTAATCAACAAATTCCTAATGCAATGTCAACCTTGTCTCAGTTTGCATCTACTTCTCAGGCCCAGACTTTGTCCTTGCAGAAAATGGCATCATTATGCCAGCAGCAGAATTTGCCCGAGACAATCATCAACCGCATGTCCACATCTGGTGTCTCCCCTCTGCATGGGATTTTGCACCCATTTTCAGCTGAAGAAACATCAGGCCTTGTTAGTATGCCAAAAACAACTCCACTAATTGCTACAAGCCCATGGTCATCTAAGCGACTAGCTGTTGAATCCATTCCTGTACTTCAATCCATGCAGCCAGAGGTCAAACAGTTGGGTTCTCAGATCAACTTCTCTCAGAATGCTGTTACTGTACCACCATCTTCAGGAAGAGATTGCTCTCTCAACCAGGAATGTGGAATGGATCGTCAAAGCAATCTGCTTTCCAGTGTGAATATAGACTCTTCATCACTGTTGGTGCAGAATGGCATGTCAAATCTTAGGAACTTTGACAATGATACTGTTTCAACATTGATGCCATTTGTGAGTACCACTGGAACAGATTATGCATTGCATCAAGCACTGACAAGTTCTAACTGTATAGAGGATTCGGAGTTCTTGCAGTCTCCGAATAGTGTGGGTGTTATGAACCCACAAAATGGAACCTTTGTCAAG GTTTACAAATCGGGGTCCTTTGGAAGGTCATTGGATATTACAAAATTTAACAGTTATCCCGAGCTCCGCAGTGAGCTTGGGCGTCTGTTTGGCCTAGAAGGCCTGTTGGAGGACCCTCTAAGATCAGGCTGGCAGCTTGTATTCGTCGACCGGGAAAATGATGTTCTTCTCGTAGGCGATGACCCATGGCA
- the LOC135672921 gene encoding protein kinase PINOID-like yields the protein MLGSQLDSDGEIVQEALNSMSSGRGSCDERRSSFSRVSYDAASMAAIELSFGDLNCGTFASKPHRSLDPAWAAIRSRTSAGGARPSDLGHRDFELVRRIGRGNMGTVYLCRLRGEASQCMYAMKVMDKLALAKKKKKLESAATERRILRVLDHPFLPTLYAAFDKPPRYSCLVMEYCSGGDLHTLRLRQPHLRFSVSATRFYAAEVLLALEYLHMLGIVYRDLKPENILIRADGHIMLTDFDLSLVSTASPTLELLTAGEQAAELHHHHRVGPSWLPFRARRLFRRILKPDRRFVAEPVVARSSSFVGTHEYVAPEVAGGGAHGSAVDWWAYGVLLYELLYGRTPFAGETHKATLRNIVTEPLVFPPPSSPSSRSSNSAARDLIAHLLDKDPEARLGSRRGAADVKEHAFFRGLNFALMRSHRPPTVPVRHGPNST from the exons ATGTTGGGCTCGCAGCTGGATTCCGATGGCGAGATCGTCCAGGAAGCGTTGAACTCTATGAGCAGCGGCCGCGGCAGCTGTGACGAACGCCGCAGTAGCTTCTCCCGCGTCTCCTACGACGCCGCGTCCATGGCGGCAATCGAACTCTCCTTCGGGGACCTCAACTGCGGCACCTTCGCCTCCAAGCCCCATCGGTCGTTGGACCCCGCCTGGGCGGCCATTCGATCGCGTACCTCCGCCGGTGGAGCCCGCCCCTCGGACCTCGGCCACCGGGACTTCGAGCTCGTTCGCCGTATCGGAAGGGGCAACATGGGCACCGTCTACCTGTGCCGCCTCCGCGGGGAAGCCTCGCAGTGCATGTACGCTATGAAGGTGATGGACAAGCTGGCGCtggctaagaagaagaagaagctggagAGTGCAGCGACAGAGAGGAGGATCCTGCGTGTCCTCGACCACCCCTTCCTCCCCACCCTCTACGCCGCCTTCGACAAGCCCCCACGTTACTCCTGTCTGGTGATGGAGTACTGCAGCGGCGGCGACCTCCACACCCTCCGCCTCCGCCAGCCTCACCTCCGCTTCTCGGTTTCCGCCACCAG GTTCTACGCGGCGGAGGTGCTGCTCGCGCTGGAGTACCTCCACATGCTCGGCATCGTCTACCGCGACCTCAAGCCTGAGAACATCCTCATCCGAGCCGACGGCCACATCATGCTCACCGACTTCGACCTCTCCCTCGTGTCCACCGCCTCCCCGACCCTCGAGCTCCTCACTGCCGGCGAACAGGCCGCCGAACTTCACCATCATCACCGCGTCGGGCCCTCCTGGCTCCCCTTCCGGGCACGGCGGTTGTTCCGCCGTATCTTGAAGCCGGACCGGAGGTTTGTGGCGGAGCCGGTGGTCGCCCGGTCGAGCTCCTTCGTCGGCACCCACGAGTACGTCGCGCCGGAGGTCGCGGGCGGCGGTGCCCACGGCAGCGCCGTCGACTGGTGGGCCTACGGCGTCCTCCTCTACGAGCTGCTCTACGGCCGCACCCCCTTCGCGGGGGAGACCCACAAGGCCACGCTCCGCAACATCGTGACGGAGCCCCTGGTCTTCCCACCGCCCTCGAGCCCCTCGTCCAGGTCGTCGAATTCGGCCGCGAGGGACCTGATCGCTCACCTGCTCGACAAGGACCCGGAGGCGCGGCTCGGTTCGCGACGGGGCGCGGCCGACGTCAAAGAGCACGCCTTCTTCAGGGGCCTAAACTTCGCCCTCATGCGCTCCCACCGGCCCCCGACGGTCCCGGTTCGACACGGTCCAAACAGCACCTGA
- the LOC135585017 gene encoding phospholipase A1-Igamma1, chloroplastic-like, producing the protein MALSSSSAIRHHSFSLFATTHSSLVPPASHRTASSIVEAAPLRERRASPLINIPATLSSLLHLHLERKPDDRSVGLPPPAVGRNNPTVSPKEDIASLFPEIHGYADWSPLLNPLHPWLRHEIIKYGEFAQATYDAFDFNPLSEFCGSCLYGRHRLLDKLGLARNGYRVSKNVYAMSHVELPRWLERSLHADAWCTESNWMGYVAVSDDAESRRIGCRDIVVAWRGTIAPTEWFEDVQGKLVPFGDPHANVKVEHGFLGVYTSKSDRTRYNKTSASEQVMEEIKRLVSHYRQRGEEVSLTITGHSLGGALALLNAYESAATIPDLPISVISFGGPRVGNVAFGEKLKEMNVKVLRVVVKQDMVPKMPGILFNEGLKRFEHVTGTLEWVYTHVGLELGLDVRSSPYLKHGLDVAGFHNLETYLHLVDGFLSSDKEFRGNARRDVALVNKASGMLRDELHIPPCWAQMANKGMVCNAYGRWVKPAREPEDIPSPYREEAQL; encoded by the coding sequence ATGGCCTTGTCCTCTTCCTCGGCCATCCGCCACCACTCTTTCTCCCTCTTTGCCACCACTCACTCCTCGCTCGTGCCCCCCGCCTCTCATCGCACCGCTTCTTCCATCGTCGAAGCGGCGCCGCTCCGAGAACGACGCGCTAGCCCTTTGATCAACATCCCGGCCACTCTCTCTAGCCTCCTCCACCTTCACCTCGAAAGGAAGCCCGACGACCGCAGCGTCGGCCTCCCACCCCCCGCCGTCGGCCGCAACAACCCTACTGTCTCCCCGAAGGAGGACATCGCCTCCCTCTTCCCGGAGATCCACGGCTACGCCGACTGGTCTCCCCTTCTCAACCCCCTCCACCCCTGGCTCCGTCACGAGATCATCAAGTACGGCGAGTTCGCGCAGGCGACCTATGACGCCTTCGACTTCAACCCCCTCTCGGAGTTCTGCGGCAGCTGCCTCTACGGCCGCCACCGGCTCCTCGACAAGCTCGGCCTCGCCAGGAACGGCTACCGCGTGTCCAAGAACGTCTACGCCATGTCCCACGTCGAACTCCCCCGCTGGCTCGAGCGCTCCCTCCACGCCGACGCCTGGTGCACGGAGTCGAACTGGATGGGCTACGTGGCCGTCAGCGACGACGCGGAGTCCCGCCGCATCGGCTGCCGCGACATCGTCGTCGCCTGGCGCGGTACCATCGCGCCCACCGAGTGGTTCGAGGACGTGCAGGGTAAGCTGGTGCCGTTCGGGGACCCCCACGCCAACGTCAAGGTCGAGCACGGCTTCCTTGGCGTGTACACCTCCAAGAGCGACCGGACGCGCTACAACAAGACGAGCGCTTCGGAGCAGGTGATGGAGGAGATCAAGAGGCTAGTAAGCCACTACAGGCAAAGAGGCGAGGAGGTCAGCCTGACCATCACCGGCCACAGCCTGGGTGGCGCGCTGGCTCTGCTCAACGCCTACGAGTCGGCGGCCACCATCCCGGACCTTCCGATCAGCGTGATATCCTTCGGCGGGCCGCGCGTCGGCAACGTCGCCTTCGGGGAGAAGCTGAAGGAGATGAACGTGAAGGTTCTGCGGGTGGTGGTGAAGCAAGACATGGTGCCGAAGATGCCCGGCATCCTGTTCAACGAGGGGCTGAAGAGGTTCGAGCACGTCACCGGAACCCTGGAGTGGGTGTACACGCACGTCGGCCTCGAGCTCGGCCTCGACGTCAGGTCGTCCCCCTACCTGAAGCACGGCCTCGACGTCGCCGGATTCCACAACCTTGAGACCTACCTGCACCTGGTGGACGGGTTCCTCAGCTCCGACAAGGAGTTCCGGGGGAACGCAAGGAGGGACGTGGCGCTGGTGAACAAGGCCAGTGGAATGCTGCGAGATGAGTTGCACATACCACCTTGCTGGGCTCAGATGGCCAACAAGGGCATGGTGTGCAATGCTTACGGCAGATGGGTGAAGCCTGCAAGGGAGCCAGAGGACATCCCTTCGCCTTATAGAGAAGAAGCACAGCTTTAG